From a region of the Streptacidiphilus albus JL83 genome:
- a CDS encoding right-handed parallel beta-helix repeat-containing protein — protein MRIVPKLSAGAPARLANPRRLRPAAALFLLLSCVLVLVAGCAGPSPSQDRAHRSGRSVLQVPGDFGTIQAAVDVARPGDLVLIHPGVYHESVTVTTPDVVLRGTDRNTVVLDGRFLMANGITATGAGTVVENLTVRDYQFNGLLFTGVTDQQLQQAGAGGSEYDPLDTAKFPEVVGFRASYVTAYDNGLYGIYAFDARNGLIEDTYSSGQADSGIYVGQCRPCATELRGNTLQHNAVGVELTNASEGVFVLGNRIVANRVGLTAQSDDLEALAPQHGAVVSGNVISGNNEPQSPEQADGGFGIGIGIGGGTGDLITRNLITANSAAGVDVSDVQGYRALGNTVSGNRASGNGVDLVLNTPEGTGNCFTDNSPAGQSPARLEQLAPCGPGAGPGTGPGGALPPGRAAAVTAPPGVSFELLPAPPDQPQLPGAANAPIRAAVGLPGPVDPRAYPLPLDVAAVPQPIGR, from the coding sequence ATGCGAATCGTTCCCAAGCTGTCCGCCGGGGCACCCGCGCGCCTCGCCAATCCACGCCGCCTCCGGCCCGCCGCAGCCCTGTTCCTGCTGCTCAGCTGTGTTCTGGTGCTGGTGGCCGGGTGCGCGGGGCCGAGCCCTTCACAGGACCGGGCACACCGGTCCGGCCGCTCGGTCCTGCAGGTGCCGGGGGACTTCGGCACCATCCAGGCCGCGGTGGATGTCGCTCGACCGGGTGACCTGGTGCTGATCCATCCGGGCGTTTACCACGAGAGCGTCACGGTGACGACGCCGGACGTCGTGCTGCGCGGCACGGACCGCAACACGGTGGTGCTCGACGGGCGGTTCCTGATGGCCAACGGCATCACCGCGACCGGCGCCGGAACAGTGGTGGAGAACCTGACGGTACGTGACTACCAGTTCAACGGACTGCTGTTCACCGGGGTCACCGACCAGCAGCTGCAGCAGGCCGGGGCCGGCGGCTCCGAGTACGACCCGCTGGACACCGCGAAGTTCCCGGAGGTGGTGGGCTTTCGCGCCTCCTATGTCACCGCCTACGACAACGGCCTGTACGGGATCTACGCCTTCGACGCACGCAACGGCCTGATCGAGGACACCTACTCCTCCGGGCAGGCGGACTCCGGGATCTACGTCGGCCAGTGCCGCCCCTGCGCCACCGAGCTGCGCGGCAATACCCTGCAGCACAACGCGGTCGGGGTGGAGCTCACCAACGCCTCCGAGGGGGTCTTCGTGCTCGGCAACCGGATCGTCGCCAACCGGGTCGGGCTCACCGCCCAGTCCGATGACCTGGAGGCACTCGCGCCCCAGCACGGGGCGGTGGTCAGCGGCAACGTCATCTCCGGGAACAACGAGCCGCAAAGCCCGGAACAGGCCGACGGGGGCTTCGGCATCGGCATCGGCATCGGCGGCGGCACCGGCGACCTGATCACCCGCAACCTGATCACCGCGAACTCGGCGGCCGGCGTGGATGTGTCCGATGTGCAGGGCTACCGGGCGCTGGGCAACACCGTCTCCGGGAACCGGGCCAGCGGCAACGGGGTGGACCTGGTCCTGAACACCCCTGAAGGAACCGGCAACTGCTTCACCGACAACTCCCCGGCCGGCCAGAGCCCGGCGCGCCTGGAGCAGCTGGCCCCGTGCGGGCCCGGTGCCGGACCTGGTACCGGACCCGGTGGTGCGCTGCCGCCGGGCCGGGCCGCGGCGGTCACCGCGCCGCCGGGCGTCTCCTTCGAGCTGCTGCCCGCGCCGCCCGACCAGCCCCAGCTGCCCGGAGCCGCGAACGCACCGATCCGCGCCGCCGTGGGCCTGCCCGGTCCGGTGGATCCCCGGGCCTATCCGCTGCCCCTGGACGTGGCCGCGGTGCCGCAGCCGATCGGACGCTGA
- a CDS encoding MSCRAMM family protein gives MALLLTATGGVVAAGTVARAGTGDGTVTVRVVRAVTADGVYNPVLEPGFSGVQVNLTDNAGSTITGSTAADGTVTLSPAGSPLTGGQYRVQVINPNPKVFFPAFAAVQGGIGAPTQLSSNEEFVNLSGGANVSYTTGLWNPDDYCQQNAPLATACMPSGTDASTKTTVLTFPYHARGTNAQTSNLATNADTGALFGIGWSKPNQWIFSSATAHRNAPYGPGGAGAIYLTPVTVNQSTSGTTPNGPTTLFATVPDVGSTDHQITFTPGTTVSTSYSDAAFMPAVGKESLGDLYVSPDGKDLYVVNLADKQLYRYDATQTTATRPKGVYPIPAPSPACPDPSDWRPYGLGMQDGVVYVGGVCSGQSTGQQSDMRAIVQTFDPVAGAFTGTVLDQPLTYPRKAAVQGFICPGAGWYPWSDTFRTTQQVYSNGSTLTCIAGLNGYPQPQLASIVIDTNGKMLLGFRDRFGDQVGLNDPQAVGNNTLWSSGTGGDLNLACKNSSGMYVMDVNNGCGMTTLGTNYFNTQRTVYHNYGANGGTALSKVEYSIASTMLDPIENVYTGGIGFTLRTGGRDLAPATNALGLGNQLTATFGKGGSMASLQVLCNQAPLQIGNRVWYDVNKNGIQDPQGEKPVPGATVNLYDSTGKLIATKKTTARGEYYFDSINDGLLPNTQYTIKLDNPADYAAGGPLYQWVPTVANAGSNGFIQSVGVVPPGGTYPQDSITTGGPGQNNHTYDFGFYQPTGVVKVLKTDQDNNPLPGATFQLWQKTSSSAGLQTTGPNADTPVGQPCTTDANGACTSAQVPLGTYYWQETAAPNGYVMPTQTVFGPLVLTITNYATVQTVSASNQQALGVVKVLKTDQDNKPLPGAVFQLWRETNGSTGLQATGADADTPVGQPCTTDANGVCASVPVPIGTYYWQETAAPDGYVMPAQTVFGPLVLTMANYTAGVSVTASNQQALGVVKVLKTDQDNNPLPGAVFQLWRETNGSTGLQATGADADTPVGQPCTTDANGVCASAPVPIGTYYWQETAAPDGYVMPAQTVFGPLVLTMANYTAGVSVTASNQQALGVVRVLKIDQDNNPLPGAVFQLWRETNGSTGLQATGADADTPVGQPCTTDATGTCASAPVPIGTYYWQETAAPNGYLMPSPAVFGPLVLTMANYTSGVSVTASNQQALGVVRVLKIDQDNNPLPGAVFQLWKKTNGTAGLQTTGPNADTKIGPPCTTDVNGVCASAPVPIGTYYWQETAAPYGYSRLLSAVGPLELTMANYAAGVSTTVVNQRQEGVLKLVKVNQNGNRLPGATFQLWQKTNGSEGLQTTGPDADTPIGPPCVTDVRGDCHSPQVPLGTYYWQETAAPEGYLLPSTTVFGPLVLTSANITAGIDVTVTNQQALGVVTVLKTDQHGKHLAGAVFQLWQDTKGTNGLQTTGPNAGTKIGPPCTTGPSGKCTSPQIPIGTYYWQEVAAPSGYLKPTPDVFGPLTLTMTNYQAGGQVTAVDQQALGAVTVLKTDQHGKHLAGAVFQLWQDTNGTNGLQTTGPGADTKIGPPCTTGPSGKCTSPQIPIGTYYWQEVTAPSGYLKPTPDVFGPLTLTMTNYQAGGQVTAVDRLTPPLPPTGAGNVLLLEEASASAVLLGAGIIAAAAWGRRRRRLQP, from the coding sequence GTGGCTCTGCTGCTGACCGCGACCGGAGGCGTCGTGGCCGCCGGGACGGTCGCCCGCGCTGGTACCGGGGACGGGACGGTGACCGTGCGGGTGGTGCGGGCGGTCACCGCGGACGGTGTCTACAACCCGGTCCTCGAACCGGGGTTCTCGGGTGTGCAGGTCAACCTGACCGACAACGCCGGAAGCACCATCACCGGCAGCACCGCCGCTGACGGCACGGTGACGCTCAGCCCGGCCGGCAGTCCGCTGACCGGGGGTCAGTACCGGGTCCAGGTGATCAATCCGAACCCGAAGGTGTTCTTCCCCGCGTTCGCCGCCGTCCAGGGCGGGATCGGGGCGCCGACCCAGTTGAGCAGCAACGAGGAGTTCGTCAACCTCTCCGGCGGCGCGAACGTCTCCTACACCACGGGCCTGTGGAACCCGGACGACTACTGCCAGCAGAACGCTCCGCTGGCCACCGCGTGCATGCCCTCCGGCACCGATGCGTCCACCAAGACCACTGTGCTGACCTTCCCCTACCACGCGCGCGGCACCAACGCGCAGACCTCGAACCTGGCGACCAACGCCGACACCGGCGCACTGTTCGGGATCGGCTGGAGCAAGCCGAACCAGTGGATCTTCTCCTCGGCCACCGCGCACCGCAACGCGCCCTATGGTCCGGGTGGTGCAGGTGCGATCTATCTGACCCCGGTCACCGTCAACCAGTCCACCAGCGGGACCACGCCCAACGGGCCGACGACCCTGTTCGCCACCGTGCCCGATGTCGGCTCCACGGATCATCAGATCACCTTCACGCCCGGGACCACGGTCTCCACGTCCTACTCCGATGCGGCGTTCATGCCCGCGGTCGGCAAGGAGTCGCTGGGTGACCTGTATGTGAGCCCCGACGGCAAGGACCTGTACGTCGTCAACCTGGCCGACAAGCAGCTCTACCGCTATGACGCCACCCAGACCACGGCCACCAGGCCCAAGGGCGTCTACCCGATCCCCGCGCCCAGTCCGGCCTGCCCGGACCCGAGCGACTGGCGGCCCTACGGGCTGGGGATGCAGGACGGCGTGGTCTACGTCGGCGGCGTCTGCTCCGGCCAGTCCACCGGCCAGCAGTCGGACATGCGTGCGATCGTGCAGACCTTCGACCCGGTGGCCGGCGCGTTCACCGGCACGGTGCTGGACCAGCCGTTGACCTACCCGCGCAAGGCGGCGGTCCAGGGCTTCATCTGCCCGGGCGCGGGCTGGTACCCCTGGTCGGACACCTTCCGCACCACCCAGCAGGTGTACTCCAACGGCTCCACGCTCACCTGCATCGCCGGACTGAACGGCTACCCGCAGCCCCAGCTGGCCTCGATCGTGATCGACACCAACGGCAAGATGCTCCTGGGGTTCCGCGACCGGTTCGGCGACCAGGTCGGGCTCAACGACCCACAGGCCGTCGGAAACAACACCCTGTGGAGCTCGGGCACCGGTGGCGACCTGAACCTGGCGTGCAAGAACAGCAGCGGCATGTACGTCATGGACGTGAACAACGGCTGCGGGATGACGACGCTGGGCACCAACTACTTCAACACCCAACGCACCGTTTACCACAACTACGGGGCGAACGGCGGAACGGCGCTGTCGAAGGTCGAGTACTCGATCGCGAGCACCATGCTCGACCCGATCGAGAACGTCTACACCGGCGGCATCGGCTTCACCCTGCGTACCGGGGGCAGGGACCTGGCTCCAGCCACGAATGCCCTGGGGCTGGGCAACCAGCTGACCGCGACCTTCGGCAAGGGCGGGTCGATGGCGAGCCTGCAGGTGCTGTGCAACCAGGCACCGCTGCAGATCGGCAACCGGGTCTGGTACGACGTCAACAAGAACGGGATCCAGGACCCGCAGGGCGAGAAGCCCGTGCCCGGCGCCACCGTCAACCTCTATGACAGCACCGGCAAGCTGATCGCGACGAAGAAGACCACCGCCCGCGGCGAGTACTACTTCGACAGCATCAACGACGGCCTGCTGCCGAACACCCAGTACACCATCAAGCTCGACAACCCCGCGGACTACGCCGCAGGCGGGCCGCTCTACCAGTGGGTACCCACGGTGGCCAACGCCGGCTCCAACGGCTTCATCCAGAGCGTGGGCGTCGTCCCACCGGGCGGCACCTACCCGCAGGACAGCATCACCACCGGCGGCCCCGGGCAGAACAACCACACCTATGACTTCGGGTTCTACCAACCCACCGGAGTGGTCAAGGTCCTCAAGACCGACCAGGACAACAACCCGCTGCCAGGTGCGACCTTCCAGCTCTGGCAGAAGACCAGCAGCAGCGCCGGCCTGCAGACCACCGGCCCCAACGCCGACACACCCGTCGGACAACCCTGCACCACCGACGCCAACGGCGCATGCACCAGTGCCCAGGTGCCCCTGGGCACCTACTACTGGCAGGAAACCGCGGCCCCCAACGGCTACGTGATGCCCACGCAGACGGTCTTCGGCCCGCTGGTCCTGACGATCACGAACTACGCCACCGTGCAGACCGTGTCCGCGTCGAATCAGCAGGCCCTGGGCGTGGTGAAGGTCCTGAAGACCGATCAGGACAACAAACCGTTGCCGGGTGCGGTGTTCCAGCTGTGGAGGGAGACCAACGGCAGCACCGGCCTGCAGGCCACCGGTGCCGACGCCGACACGCCCGTCGGACAGCCCTGCACCACCGATGCGAACGGGGTCTGCGCCAGCGTGCCGGTGCCGATCGGCACCTACTACTGGCAGGAGACCGCTGCTCCCGACGGCTACGTGATGCCCGCGCAGACGGTCTTCGGCCCGCTGGTGCTGACCATGGCCAACTACACCGCCGGCGTCTCGGTCACCGCGTCGAACCAGCAGGCCCTGGGCGTGGTGAAGGTCCTGAAGACCGATCAGGACAACAATCCGTTGCCGGGTGCGGTGTTCCAGCTGTGGAGGGAGACCAACGGCAGCACCGGCCTGCAGGCCACCGGTGCCGACGCCGACACGCCTGTCGGACAGCCCTGCACCACCGACGCGAACGGGGTGTGCGCCAGCGCGCCGGTGCCGATCGGCACCTACTACTGGCAGGAAACTGCTGCTCCCGACGGCTACGTGATGCCCGCGCAGACGGTCTTCGGTCCGCTGGTGCTGACCATGGCCAACTACACCGCCGGCGTCTCGGTCACCGCGTCGAACCAGCAGGCTTTGGGCGTGGTCAGGGTCCTGAAGATCGACCAGGACAACAATCCGTTGCCGGGTGCGGTGTTCCAGCTGTGGAGGGAGACCAACGGCAGCACCGGCCTGCAGGCCACCGGTGCCGACGCCGACACGCCCGTCGGACAGCCCTGCACCACCGACGCCACCGGAACCTGCGCCAGCGCACCGGTACCGATCGGCACCTACTACTGGCAGGAGACCGCCGCCCCCAACGGCTACCTCATGCCCTCACCGGCGGTCTTCGGTCCGCTCGTGCTCACGATGGCCAACTACACCTCCGGTGTTTCGGTCACCGCGTCGAACCAGCAGGCCCTGGGCGTGGTCAGGGTCCTCAAGATCGACCAGGACAACAATCCGCTGCCGGGTGCGGTGTTCCAGCTGTGGAAGAAGACCAACGGCACGGCCGGACTGCAGACCACCGGTCCGAACGCGGACACGAAGATCGGCCCGCCCTGCACCACCGACGTGAACGGGGTGTGTGCCAGCGCGCCGGTGCCGATCGGCACCTACTACTGGCAGGAAACCGCCGCCCCCTACGGCTACAGCCGGCTCTTGTCGGCGGTCGGTCCGCTTGAGCTGACGATGGCCAACTACGCCGCAGGCGTCTCGACGACGGTGGTGAACCAGCGCCAGGAGGGCGTGCTGAAGCTGGTGAAGGTCAACCAGAACGGCAATCGGCTGCCCGGGGCCACGTTCCAGCTGTGGCAGAAGACCAACGGCAGCGAAGGGCTGCAGACCACCGGTCCCGACGCGGACACCCCCATCGGCCCGCCCTGCGTCACCGACGTCCGCGGCGACTGCCACAGCCCCCAGGTCCCCCTCGGGACCTACTACTGGCAGGAGACCGCCGCCCCGGAGGGGTATCTGCTGCCCTCCACGACCGTCTTCGGTCCCCTGGTCCTCACCTCGGCCAACATCACCGCGGGTATCGACGTCACCGTCACCAACCAACAGGCCCTGGGGGTGGTCACGGTGCTGAAGACCGACCAGCACGGAAAGCACCTGGCCGGTGCGGTGTTCCAGCTGTGGCAGGACACCAAGGGCACCAACGGCCTGCAGACCACCGGCCCGAACGCCGGCACGAAGATCGGCCCGCCCTGCACCACCGGCCCGTCCGGGAAGTGCACCAGCCCGCAGATCCCGATCGGCACCTACTACTGGCAGGAAGTCGCCGCCCCCAGCGGCTACCTCAAGCCCACACCGGACGTCTTCGGACCACTCACCCTGACCATGACCAACTACCAGGCCGGTGGCCAGGTGACTGCGGTGGACCAGCAGGCCCTGGGCGCGGTCACGGTGCTGAAGACCGACCAGCACGGAAAGCACCTGGCCGGTGCGGTGTTCCAGCTGTGGCAGGACACCAACGGCACCAACGGCCTGCAGACCACCGGCCCCGGGGCGGACACCAAGATCGGCCCGCCGTGCACCACCGGCCCGTCCGGGAAGTGCACCAGCCCGCAGATCCCGATCGGCACCTACTACTGGCAGGAAGTCACCGCTCCCAGCGGCTACCTCAAGCCCACACCGGACGTCTTCGGACCACTCACCCTGACCATGACCAACTACCAGGCCGGGGGCCAGGTGACTGCGGTGGACCGGCTGACGCCGCCACTGCCGCCGACCGGCGCCGGGAACGTGCTCCTGCTGGAGGAGGCCAGCGCCTCCGCTGTCCTGCTCGGCGCGGGCATCATCGCGGCGGCCGCGTGGGGTCGGCGACGCAGGCGGCTGCAGCCGTAG
- a CDS encoding Dyp-type peroxidase, whose protein sequence is MSRRALLTGAAVATTAAGVLAEAAAVPRAASVAPHTPATLPFYGPRQSAVCAPQQLYTLLFGADRTDPALPVAEARTRLAALLADWTGLLDRAVSGTAPQLLARDATRSRLTAAVGIGPALATRLRLDVPEALGELPAHPGDRLDPERSGADVLVQLCAEDRWPLTAAADLLQDRARGLLTTRWQQAGFLPREPDGTTARNLLGFKDGTANPDPADQDKWIWLPPGPHEHGTIMVYRRIHLDTGAFAALALPVQEAAIGRRRADGAPLGSRAEHDTVDLWTKHPDGSYVIPAAAHVRLTNPRFDAGARMLRRGYSYDDGIDDQGLLFCAYMRDPALFTRVQTRLDATDALSPYVEHRASAVCYILPGALPGRPLGATLF, encoded by the coding sequence ATGTCCCGCAGAGCGCTGCTGACCGGTGCCGCTGTGGCCACGACGGCCGCCGGCGTCCTGGCCGAGGCTGCCGCGGTGCCGCGCGCGGCCTCGGTGGCGCCGCACACCCCGGCGACACTGCCGTTCTACGGCCCGAGGCAGTCGGCGGTCTGCGCCCCGCAACAGCTCTACACCCTGCTGTTCGGCGCCGACCGGACCGACCCGGCGCTGCCCGTCGCCGAGGCCCGCACTCGCCTGGCCGCGCTGCTGGCAGACTGGACCGGCCTGCTCGACCGGGCCGTCTCCGGCACCGCACCGCAACTGCTGGCACGCGACGCGACCCGGTCACGGCTCACTGCCGCCGTGGGCATCGGCCCCGCCCTCGCCACCCGCCTGCGCCTGGACGTACCCGAGGCGCTGGGCGAACTGCCCGCCCACCCCGGAGACCGGCTCGATCCGGAGCGCAGCGGAGCCGATGTCCTGGTCCAGTTGTGCGCGGAGGACCGCTGGCCGCTGACCGCGGCCGCCGACCTCCTCCAGGACCGCGCCCGGGGGCTGCTGACCACTCGTTGGCAGCAGGCCGGTTTCCTGCCGCGCGAACCGGACGGGACAACCGCCCGCAACCTGCTCGGCTTCAAGGACGGCACGGCCAACCCGGACCCCGCCGACCAGGACAAGTGGATCTGGCTGCCGCCCGGACCGCATGAACACGGCACGATCATGGTCTACCGGCGGATCCACCTCGACACCGGCGCGTTCGCGGCCCTCGCGCTGCCCGTGCAGGAGGCCGCGATCGGTCGGCGCCGGGCCGACGGCGCACCGCTCGGCAGCCGTGCGGAGCACGACACGGTCGACCTGTGGACCAAGCACCCGGACGGCAGCTACGTCATCCCCGCTGCGGCACATGTCCGGCTCACCAACCCCCGCTTCGACGCGGGCGCGCGGATGCTGCGCCGCGGATACAGCTACGACGACGGCATCGACGACCAAGGGCTGCTGTTCTGCGCCTACATGCGCGACCCGGCGCTGTTCACCCGTGTGCAGACGCGGCTGGACGCGACGGACGCGCTGAGCCCCTACGTCGAGCACCGGGCCTCGGCAGTCTGCTACATCCTGCCCGGGGCGCTGCCCGGCCGACCGCTGGGAGCCACCCTCTTCTAG
- a CDS encoding CHAP domain-containing protein translates to MVLAQALVAATVASADADDRTASLIVAVAESQATRSSAGASSLPRVRATPLGVGPCGVSGGFFAQDSGQTSSCTDYGTKAHAWCADFAGWVWQQAGVPGLGTLDDLAVSFKGYGLVNDTWSSTPAVGDAVYFHPLSGHGTQHDHVAIVTAINEDGTLQTIGGNERTATGIVHEDVELPSAVGAVAWLDDEVPVRVAGYAAPVQPAPEPPARPRLDVPAGQVGGAVTLRVHESDPSVHSITFSVDGREVGTRGEAGDSYTFVWDATPFTDGAHTIAATATGPTGMQAVTVSKVDVENTAVMLDHLLPVFAFVSAP, encoded by the coding sequence ATGGTCCTGGCGCAGGCCCTGGTGGCTGCGACGGTGGCGAGCGCAGACGCTGACGATCGGACGGCGTCCCTGATCGTGGCGGTGGCCGAGAGCCAGGCGACCCGTTCGTCGGCGGGCGCGAGTTCCCTGCCGCGGGTCCGGGCGACACCGCTCGGCGTCGGCCCGTGCGGGGTGAGCGGCGGATTCTTCGCTCAGGACAGTGGGCAGACGTCGAGCTGTACTGATTACGGAACGAAGGCACACGCCTGGTGCGCCGACTTCGCGGGCTGGGTGTGGCAGCAGGCCGGCGTGCCCGGCCTGGGGACGCTGGACGATCTCGCGGTGAGCTTCAAGGGCTACGGTCTGGTCAACGACACCTGGTCGTCGACCCCGGCCGTGGGCGATGCGGTCTACTTCCACCCGCTCTCGGGGCACGGCACCCAACACGACCACGTGGCGATCGTCACGGCGATCAATGAGGACGGCACGCTGCAGACGATCGGCGGCAATGAGCGGACTGCCACGGGAATTGTCCACGAGGATGTCGAATTGCCGTCCGCCGTCGGAGCGGTCGCGTGGCTCGACGACGAGGTGCCCGTACGGGTGGCCGGCTATGCCGCCCCGGTGCAGCCGGCGCCCGAGCCCCCGGCACGCCCCCGGTTGGATGTGCCTGCGGGGCAGGTCGGGGGCGCAGTGACGTTGCGGGTGCACGAATCCGATCCGTCGGTGCACTCGATCACGTTCAGCGTGGACGGCCGGGAAGTCGGCACCCGGGGCGAGGCCGGCGACAGCTACACCTTCGTCTGGGACGCGACGCCGTTCACGGATGGAGCACATACGATCGCCGCGACCGCGACCGGCCCCACCGGAATGCAGGCCGTCACCGTCTCAAAGGTCGACGTCGAGAACACCGCGGTCATGCTTGACCATCTGCTGCCGGTCTTCGCATTCGTGTCCGCCCCCTAG
- a CDS encoding aminoglycoside phosphotransferase family protein: protein MSAAGESGPFTVESAGRALADACRTAALDASDAVLLRLGSNAVYSLPSERVIVRIGPSAAKLKGVERLVRVARWLEAEDFPATRLVTGLRQPVVVDGRTATFWVNAQDREEYASIPEFADLIRQLHWLTEPESLGLSTHDPLGAWDARLARLTAVPADDVEFLSQRFEELRKLYGRLDFVLPYGIIHGDANVGNALRDRAGRAILIDLDDVALGEREWDLVLTAMYYERYGWHTREEYESFVFHYGFDVMNWPGYPVLADLRELLMVAWLGGKVDGEPEAYAEFAKRMQAVRTDGSRRDWRPL from the coding sequence ATGAGCGCTGCCGGAGAGAGTGGACCCTTCACCGTCGAGAGCGCGGGACGTGCGCTCGCCGATGCCTGCCGGACGGCGGCGCTCGACGCTTCGGACGCCGTGTTGCTGCGGCTCGGCTCGAATGCTGTCTACAGCCTCCCGTCCGAGCGGGTGATCGTCCGCATCGGGCCGAGTGCCGCAAAGTTGAAGGGTGTCGAGCGACTGGTTCGGGTCGCCCGGTGGCTGGAGGCCGAGGACTTCCCGGCGACGCGTCTCGTGACGGGCCTGCGTCAGCCCGTGGTGGTCGACGGCCGGACGGCAACGTTCTGGGTCAATGCGCAGGATCGTGAGGAGTACGCGAGCATCCCGGAGTTCGCGGACTTGATCCGACAGCTCCACTGGCTGACGGAACCGGAGTCGCTGGGTCTGTCGACGCACGACCCGCTCGGCGCTTGGGACGCCAGGCTGGCCAGACTCACGGCGGTGCCGGCGGATGACGTTGAGTTCCTGAGCCAGCGGTTCGAGGAACTGCGCAAGCTGTACGGTCGGCTGGACTTCGTGCTGCCGTACGGGATCATCCACGGGGACGCCAACGTCGGCAACGCGCTCCGCGACCGCGCCGGCCGCGCGATCCTGATCGACCTGGACGACGTCGCCCTCGGAGAGCGTGAGTGGGACCTCGTGCTGACCGCCATGTACTACGAGCGGTACGGCTGGCACACCCGGGAAGAGTACGAGTCGTTCGTCTTCCACTACGGCTTCGACGTGATGAACTGGCCCGGCTACCCGGTCCTCGCCGACCTGCGAGAGCTGCTGATGGTCGCCTGGCTGGGCGGAAAGGTCGACGGCGAGCCGGAGGCGTACGCCGAGTTCGCCAAGCGCATGCAGGCAGTGCGAACTGACGGAAGCCGCCGCGACTGGCGTCCGCTGTGA